DNA sequence from the Deinococcus planocerae genome:
GCGAACACCTGGATTTTCACGGCACGGTCGAGAACTACTTCGCGGAGAAGAGGAAGCTGGTCGAGCGCGCCCCCTTCGCCGTCCTGAATGCGGACGACCCGTGGACGGAGCGGCTGACGGGGGTCGCGCCCTCGGAGACGACCTACTCGGCGCAGGGGCGGGAGGCGGACTGGCAGGCGGCGGATATCGAGGAACGCGCCACCGGCCTGCACTTCCACGTCCTCTCCCCCCTGGGTGAATTCAGTGCCCACCTGCCCATGATCGGGCGCTTCAACGTGGCGAACGCGCTGGCGGGATTGAGCGCGGCGGCGCACCTGGGGGCGAGCGCGCCGGAGCTTGTGGAGGGGCTCGCCTCCTTCCGGGGGGTGCCGGGCCGGATGGAACTTGTTCCCGGGGAGGAGGACGCCCCCCGCGTCATCGTGGACTTCGCGCACACGCCGCCCAGCCTGGAAAAGGCGCTCTCCACCCTGCGCGCGACGACCCAGGGACGGCTATGGGTGTTGATCGGCTCGGCGGGCGGGCCGCGCGATCCGGGCAAACGCGCGCCTCTGGGTGAGGTCGCCACCCGGCTCGCCGATCACGCCGTCTTCACCGAGGAGGACCACCGCGACACGCCCCTTTCCGACATCCTGCGCGAGATGGAACGGGGGGCGCGGGAGGCCGGGAGGTCCAATTTCACGAGCATCGGGGACAGGGGCGAGGCGATCCGATCTGTCGTCCGAGAGGCGCGGCCCGGTGACACCGTGCTCCTCGCCGGGAAGGGGCCGGAGGACACCCTGGAACGGGACGGAGAGACGCTGCCCTGGGACGAGGTGGGTGAGGCACGGGCGGCGTTGAAGGCCCGGCGGTGAGCCTGACCCCGGACGAGCTGCTGCGATACGCCCCCGGCAAGGTGCGCGAGCGGGCACAGCCGTTGCGTGGGCAGGTCACCCACCGCGAGCGGCAGGGCGAGGTCGTCCGGGCCCGCGTGCGGGGCAGTCGCCCGGCGCCTTACCGGGTACGAATCAACCTGCAAAACGGCGAGGTCTCGTGCTCCTGCCCGGACGAGTACAACGCGGTCTGCAAACACGCCGCCGCGACCCTGCTGGCCCTGCGCGATGATCCCACCTCCTTCCTGCCGGGCACGCCCCCGCGCCGCCTGCCGAAGGTGGACGGCTGGGCGGACGCGGACGTGGAGCGGCTGCTCGACCGGCTGCACGGCCTCTATCCCGAGGTGGTCACCGACTGGGCCCGTCAGCTCACCCACGAGGGCGAGGAAGAGTGGAGCTGAGCCCCGGTCCCATCGGCCTACCTGCCGTGCGTCATCTGGCCGATGCCCCGGCACCCGCCGCGCAGGCAGAGTAGGGCGGCAACGTCAAGAAACGGAAGGGAGCGCCCATGCGAAGAATCCGCGAAGATAGCGGCGGTGACCCGCCCGACGACCCAGACGACCGGGACAGGTCTCCTCCCGGCCTTTCAGAAGAAGGGGGCACGGCGGGCCGATAGGGCTCACCCCCTCAAGAACAGGACCCCATGAACGGAAAACAGATCACCAAACTGGGCTTCGAGAAAAAGGCCGTCGCGCTGGCCCTCGCCGCCGCTAAGTTGCGCGAGCGCGCCGGACTCGACCGCGAGGAAATCCTGGGTGAGCTGCGCTCGGTGCAGGCCAACCCGGGTGCGTACGTCTCGGGCGGCGTGTACGCCGAGCTGGCGGCGGAGCTGACCTCGCAGCAGGCCGTCCTCGACGCGCGCCGGGCGAGCGAGTTGCGCGCCGACCCCCTCCCCTACCGGGTGTGGGGCGAGGACCTGATCGAGCCCGGTGCACGCGACCAGATGAACGTGGCGATGCGCCTGCCCGTCGCTCGGGCCGGGGCCCTGATGCCCGACGCGCACGTGGGCTACGGCCTTCCCATCGGCGGGGTGCTGGCGACGGAAGGCGCCGTGATCCCTTACGGGGTCGGCGTGGACATCGGCTGCTCCATGCGCCTGAGCGTGTTGCCCCTGGCCCCGAATGCCCTGAGCACCGACGAGGCCACCCGCCTCCTGACCAAGCACACCCGTTTCGGCGCCGGGGTCGGCTTCGAGAAGCGCGACCGCGAGGATCACGAGGTCCTGCACGAGGACACGTGGCGAGAGCAGCCCCTGCTGCGCCATCTGCGTGACAAGGCCGCCGAGCAGATCGGCACCTCGGGCAGCGGCAACCACTTCGTGGAGTTCGGCACCCTGAGTCTGTCCGCCCCCGACCTGGGGCTGGAGGCGGGCAACTACCTCGCCATCCTGTCCCACAGCGGCTCGCGCGGCTTCGGGGCCCAGGTGGCGAACCACTACACCAAGGTCGCGCAGGCCCTCCACCCCGCCCTCGACGCGCAGGGCCGCAAGCTCGCCTGGCTGCCGCTCGACACCGAGGAAGGCGAGGGGTACTGGCAGGCGATGAACCTCGCCGGGCGCTACGCCCTCGCCAACCACGACCTGATCCACGCCCGCCTCGCCCGCGCGCGGGGGGTCAGGCCCGCCGCCACGGTCGGCAACAGCCACAACCTCGCCTGGAGGCAGGAGGTGGAGGGCGAAGAGCGCATCGTCCACCGCAAGGGCGCGACCCCCGCCGGGCGCGGCCAGCTCGGACTCATCCCCGGCAGCATGGCCGACCCCGGCTTCGTGGTGCGCGGCAAGGGCAACCCGGAAGCCCTCGCCAGCGCCAGCCACGGGGCGGGCCGCCAGCTCGGGCGCAAGGCCGCCGCCAACACCCTCGCCAAGAAGGACGTGCAGGCGTACCTGAAAGGGCGCGGCGTGACCCTGATCGGCGGCGGCATCGACGAGGCGCCCCAGGCCTATAAGAGGATCGAGCACGTCATCGCCCGCCAGAGCGACCTCGTGGACGTGGTGGCGACCTTCACCCCGCGCGTGGTGCGGATGGACACGGGGAGCGAGGACGTATAAGGAGAACACCGGAACATTGGTGAAACAGGGACCACCTTGGCGGCTGAGAGGCGCTGTCGGGGTGGCTTTTGTTCGGTTCGGGGTGCGTGGTTGGAGAAGATCCTGATGGCAGGTAAGGGGCGCTGGGGGACGCTTCAGTTCACCCCCTCCCAGCCTCCCCCCTCTGCTGTGCAGCTCTGCGAGTCAAGGGGGAGGGGCAAAAAGAGCAAGGGCTTTTGCGCTGTTCAGAACGTCTCTCCGAACGCTCCTATGAGTGGCCGAGACTGAATGCTCCTGGCCCACGGCCCCGCCTTGCTCGCGCAGCGAGACGGTGGGCCCACCGATGGGACGCGACAAGATCAAACATTCCGCCCAGGAAGACCCGACCACCCACACCGTCCGTATACCCTTGCCCAGCGCAGCGCCGCTCCCCCTGCCCCCTTCGGGGGGGAGGGGGCTGGGGGGTGGGGGCAAGCCGTCGCAAGTTCCCCGGCCCCTCACAACCAACCCCGCCTTCCACCTCAAGACGAACTTCCCCGAGCCAGCCGCTCCAGCAAGGCCACCCCGAACGCCACCCCCTTCTCGAAGTGCTCCCGCACGATGTTCTCGTTCGGCGCGTGCACCCGCCCCCCGACATTCCCAATGCCCGCCGCCACACACGCCACCCCCAGCACCTCCCGAAAAGGGTGCATCGGCCCGCTGCCCCCGCTGGAGGGCTGCACGACCGGCTCGGCCCCGTGCGCCTCCCACGCGGCGGCGACGCAGGCCCGCACGAAGGGGTGAGCGGCATCCACCCGCGCGGGCTGCTGATGGGCCTCCAACTCGACGATTTCCACGTCCTCCAGGCCCTGGGCGTCCAGGTGCGCCCTCAGCAGCCCGAGCACGCGGGCCGGGTCCTGCTCCTGCACCAGCCGGAAGTCGAGCTTCACGAAGCCGTGGGCGGGCAACACCGTCTTGCTGCCTTCCCCCCCGTACCCACCGCCCCAGCCGTTCACGTTGACGACCGGGGCGAGGTTGAGCCGCTTGTGGTAGGCCGGGCCGGTGGCGAGGGGCCGGGTCACGCCGTAGGTGTCCCGCACGGCCTGCCCATCCCCGGGAATGCGGGCAATGGCGGTACGGTCGGCCTCCGAGGGCTCGCGCACGTCGTCGTGGAAGCCTGGAAGAGTCACCCGCCCCCCGTCGTCGCGCAGGGAGGCGACCGCCCGGGCGAGGCGGTAGAGGGGATTGTCGATCACCGCCCCCAGGCTGGAGTGCAGGTCGGAGGCCGCCACCCGGCAGCGCAACTCCACGCACATCACGCCCTTGAGCCCCAGGAACAGGACGGGCCGCCCCCCCGGGTCGATGCTCCCGAACTCCCACCAGCAGCCGTCGGCGCGCAACTCCTCCGCGTGTTCGGCGACGAAGCGTTCCAGGCTGGGGCTGCCGACCTCCTCCTCGCCCTCGATCAGCCAGCGGACGCGTAGAGGAAGACGCCCGCCGTTGCGCTCGCGCACCGCCCGCACGGCGGCGAGGCGGGAGGCGAGTTCACCCTTGTCGTCGGAGGCGCCGCGCCCATACAGGCGTCCGTCGCGCTCGGTCAGTTCGAACGGCGGGCTCTCCCACAGCGCCACGGGGTCCTCCGGCTGCACGTCGTAATGGTTGTAGATCAGCAGCGTCCTCGGCCCCTCCCCCGCCTCGGCGACGAGCACGGGGGCGACCTCGCCGGGGTACGCCCGGACGGTGAAGCCCTCCGCCTCCAGCAGCCGGGTCACGAAGGCCGCCGTCTCGGGGAGGTGCCGACCCTGCGCGGACACGCTCTGGAGGGCCACGAGGTCGCGCAGGTCCCTCAGGCCGCGCTCGATGTGGGCCGCGAGGTTGGGGCGGGTGGGGTCCGGTGAGGTCATGGGGGCAGGGTAAGGGATGGGACGACCGTGGGGCGGGTGCCCTCAACCCGGATCGTCCCCCAACGCCTCCACAGTCCAGCGGGCGACCCCGACGAAGGTGCTCAGGCGCACCCCGGCCTCCCCCGACAGGAGGGCTTCCAACCATGAGCCGGGAAGCTGGTGCGGCAGGCCGGGGAGCAGTTCCCACATCAGCGTGCTGGCAGGCACCGGACGACCGTTCACGGCACACAGGGCCTCCGCGAGCTTCCAGGTGGTGGTGTGGACGAGCAACAGGGCATGGTCGGGCGCGGCTCCTCTCAGCTTTCCCAGCGTGGTGAGCAGCCAGTGCCGCAGCGCCTGCCGCTCACGGGGCGACACCCGGTAGGAGGCGAGCAAGACGGAGGCTCGCGCCGCTCTTCGCGCGAGTTCACCCTGCGGATCGTACAGGGCGCGGCCTTCCTGCCAAGCGTAGAGCTCGCTCCCGCCGGACTCCACCGCCGCCCAGGCCTGCTCGAACGTCTGCCCGTGCCGCTCGATCAGGATGCCGAAACGCCCGCCCAGCCTCGAAAGGCCGGGGCTCCGGCCAGAGGAGCCGGAGGTCGAGGTCCGAGGTGGGTCTGGCCGTGCCCCGCGCCACGGAGTCACACAGCCATACGCCCAGCACGCCTTTCGAAATGGCCTGCCCCACCTCCTCGTGCGACAGGCGGCGGTGAAGCTCATGCCGCACTTAGAAAGTTTCTGTCATGGCCTGAACTTGGGGGCCGTGACGCCCGCCGTCGTTCCGCGCACGATCAGGCGGGTGGGCAAGGTCACGTCCCCCGGCCCCTCCCCGTCCAGCCGGGCGAGGATGGCCGACCCTACCCGCACGCCCTTCTCGGTCGTGGGCTGCCAGACGGTCGTCAGGTTGAGGGCCGCGCTGCTGGGGAGGTCGTCGAAGCCCACGAGGCTGAGGTCCCCCGGCACCCGCCGCCCGAGGGCCTGCGCCGCCCGCAGCGCCCCCTGGGCGAGCACGTCGCTCATGCACAGCAGGGCGCTGACCTCCGGGTGCGCGGCGAGCAGGTCGCGGGTCAGCCGCTCTCCCTCGTCGGGCGTGTTCTGGAACGCCTCCGTGACGAAGAGCCGCGCCCCCGCCTCCCCCGCCGCCCCGCGGTAGGCGCGCAGACGGGCGGCGGTCGTCGCGTAGCCGACCCGGGCCTCGCGCTCGGGAGACACCGGGCCGCCCCGGCGCTCCGGCGTGAGTTCGAGGCTGAGCACCCCCAGGTGGCGGTGGCCAAGCCCGGTCAGGTGTCGCGCGGCCTCCCGCGCCCCCCCGGCGTCGTCGATGCCCACCCGCGAGGTGCCGGGCTGCGGCGCCTGGTCCACGAGCACCGTGGGCAGGCCCCGGCCCAGCACCGCGCGCAGCAGCTCTCCCTCCTCGGCGGCGCAGTACACGACCAGGCCGTCCACGCTGGCCGTCTCGACGGGCCGGGTGCCGCGCGGGCTCGCCAGCAGCAGCAGGCTCAGCCCCCGCCCCTGCACCGTCCGGGCCACCGCTCCCAGGAACAGCGCGGCAGCCGGGTCCGCGAAGGCGTATTCCAGCGGCGCGTCGTACACCACGCCGATCACGTTCGTCCGCCCCCGCCGCAGGCTGCGCGCCAGGGGATCGGGGCCCCCGTACCCCAGCTCACGCGCCGCTCCCAGCACCCGCTCGCGCAACTCCGGTGAGAGCTGGTCGGGGCGGTTGTACGCGTTGCTCACCGTGGCGCGCGACACCCCCAA
Encoded proteins:
- a CDS encoding SWIM zinc finger family protein, yielding MSLTPDELLRYAPGKVRERAQPLRGQVTHRERQGEVVRARVRGSRPAPYRVRINLQNGEVSCSCPDEYNAVCKHAAATLLALRDDPTSFLPGTPPRRLPKVDGWADADVERLLDRLHGLYPEVVTDWARQLTHEGEEEWS
- a CDS encoding LacI family DNA-binding transcriptional regulator, which produces MSSAKPPPGRRVTLREVAARLGVSRATVSNAYNRPDQLSPELRERVLGAARELGYGGPDPLARSLRRGRTNVIGVVYDAPLEYAFADPAAALFLGAVARTVQGRGLSLLLLASPRGTRPVETASVDGLVVYCAAEEGELLRAVLGRGLPTVLVDQAPQPGTSRVGIDDAGGAREAARHLTGLGHRHLGVLSLELTPERRGGPVSPEREARVGYATTAARLRAYRGAAGEAGARLFVTEAFQNTPDEGERLTRDLLAAHPEVSALLCMSDVLAQGALRAAQALGRRVPGDLSLVGFDDLPSSAALNLTTVWQPTTEKGVRVGSAILARLDGEGPGDVTLPTRLIVRGTTAGVTAPKFRP
- a CDS encoding M20/M25/M40 family metallo-hydrolase — its product is MTSPDPTRPNLAAHIERGLRDLRDLVALQSVSAQGRHLPETAAFVTRLLEAEGFTVRAYPGEVAPVLVAEAGEGPRTLLIYNHYDVQPEDPVALWESPPFELTERDGRLYGRGASDDKGELASRLAAVRAVRERNGGRLPLRVRWLIEGEEEVGSPSLERFVAEHAEELRADGCWWEFGSIDPGGRPVLFLGLKGVMCVELRCRVAASDLHSSLGAVIDNPLYRLARAVASLRDDGGRVTLPGFHDDVREPSEADRTAIARIPGDGQAVRDTYGVTRPLATGPAYHKRLNLAPVVNVNGWGGGYGGEGSKTVLPAHGFVKLDFRLVQEQDPARVLGLLRAHLDAQGLEDVEIVELEAHQQPARVDAAHPFVRACVAAAWEAHGAEPVVQPSSGGSGPMHPFREVLGVACVAAGIGNVGGRVHAPNENIVREHFEKGVAFGVALLERLARGSSS
- a CDS encoding RtcB family protein, with product MNGKQITKLGFEKKAVALALAAAKLRERAGLDREEILGELRSVQANPGAYVSGGVYAELAAELTSQQAVLDARRASELRADPLPYRVWGEDLIEPGARDQMNVAMRLPVARAGALMPDAHVGYGLPIGGVLATEGAVIPYGVGVDIGCSMRLSVLPLAPNALSTDEATRLLTKHTRFGAGVGFEKRDREDHEVLHEDTWREQPLLRHLRDKAAEQIGTSGSGNHFVEFGTLSLSAPDLGLEAGNYLAILSHSGSRGFGAQVANHYTKVAQALHPALDAQGRKLAWLPLDTEEGEGYWQAMNLAGRYALANHDLIHARLARARGVRPAATVGNSHNLAWRQEVEGEERIVHRKGATPAGRGQLGLIPGSMADPGFVVRGKGNPEALASASHGAGRQLGRKAAANTLAKKDVQAYLKGRGVTLIGGGIDEAPQAYKRIEHVIARQSDLVDVVATFTPRVVRMDTGSEDV
- a CDS encoding UDP-N-acetylmuramoyl-L-alanyl-D-glutamate--2,6-diaminopimelate ligase encodes the protein MRLRDLAAVLAIPSSPLPDVEVRGVTHNAAWVEPGFAFVAIRGARFDGHSFLDEVAARTAVAVLGEGLPEGLTSPLPYLTVPSARAALADAAAALAGYPSRGLRVVGVTGTDGKTTTSWLTRHLLRAAGLETGLLSTVGYELPDGVLRHFPAHFTTPEAPQVQATLAEMLASGARAVVLEASSHALALDRVRGVEWDVAVWTHLSSEHLDFHGTVENYFAEKRKLVERAPFAVLNADDPWTERLTGVAPSETTYSAQGREADWQAADIEERATGLHFHVLSPLGEFSAHLPMIGRFNVANALAGLSAAAHLGASAPELVEGLASFRGVPGRMELVPGEEDAPRVIVDFAHTPPSLEKALSTLRATTQGRLWVLIGSAGGPRDPGKRAPLGEVATRLADHAVFTEEDHRDTPLSDILREMERGAREAGRSNFTSIGDRGEAIRSVVREARPGDTVLLAGKGPEDTLERDGETLPWDEVGEARAALKARR